The proteins below come from a single uncultured Dethiosulfovibrio sp. genomic window:
- a CDS encoding GGDEF domain-containing protein, with amino-acid sequence MKRESLWSLKDNLNRCLMVYVIASLAYMGLSVYTSWNGTMKEVDRRLELAALALPGMLAPDFHDRATDSESVSLEEELRNREVFGLYAKRANFAWIYTLIEQDGRFFFAAPNVSDQEAAEQLRWYYYPYPEIPGQFIEAYKTETPVWVSYSDRWGHFRSVAYPLRSRGGRLFLACADYDISFVKGVIIREAFFSGCVAALFLLVAIPFFLAYRKHARAMEGLVLDLERYSNDLESMVRDRTQGLNNALEELEDLANRDYLTGIYNRRYGMETLKRMTDPERGYRGWLLLVDLNDFKGINDTLGHQAGDDLLQQVGAVLSDIAGAEDLPIRYGGDEFMVICPDCKDREIDGKIDAVKKAILELGDRRGCPLSVSIGATRIVPGIPVRFIIDEADRCLYSDKKQGQLS; translated from the coding sequence ATGAAAAGAGAGAGCCTTTGGTCCTTGAAGGACAATCTGAATCGGTGCCTGATGGTCTACGTTATAGCCTCTTTGGCCTATATGGGCCTATCTGTATATACCTCCTGGAACGGCACGATGAAGGAGGTGGATCGACGGCTTGAGCTGGCGGCACTAGCCCTTCCCGGTATGTTGGCCCCCGATTTTCACGATAGGGCCACCGACTCGGAGAGCGTCTCCCTGGAGGAGGAGTTGAGAAACAGGGAGGTCTTCGGCCTATACGCTAAAAGGGCCAACTTTGCCTGGATCTATACCCTGATAGAGCAGGACGGACGTTTTTTCTTCGCCGCTCCTAACGTGTCCGATCAAGAGGCTGCGGAGCAACTCAGATGGTATTACTACCCCTATCCCGAGATTCCCGGCCAGTTTATAGAGGCCTATAAAACCGAGACCCCTGTATGGGTTTCCTACTCCGATCGCTGGGGGCACTTTAGGTCCGTCGCCTACCCACTGCGTTCGAGAGGTGGGAGGCTTTTTCTGGCCTGTGCGGATTACGATATTTCCTTCGTGAAAGGGGTTATCATAAGGGAGGCTTTTTTCAGCGGCTGTGTGGCTGCGTTGTTTCTCCTCGTCGCCATTCCTTTCTTCTTGGCCTATCGAAAGCACGCCAGAGCGATGGAAGGTCTCGTACTGGATCTGGAGAGATACAGCAACGATCTTGAGTCCATGGTACGAGACAGAACCCAGGGTCTCAATAACGCCCTGGAAGAACTGGAGGATCTCGCAAACAGGGACTATCTCACCGGCATTTACAACCGTCGCTACGGTATGGAGACGCTAAAGAGGATGACAGATCCTGAAAGAGGATATAGAGGGTGGCTCCTCTTGGTCGATCTCAATGACTTTAAGGGTATAAACGATACCCTTGGACATCAGGCAGGGGACGACCTTCTTCAGCAGGTTGGAGCTGTGTTGTCCGATATCGCTGGGGCAGAGGATCTCCCTATTCGCTACGGTGGAGATGAATTTATGGTCATATGTCCCGACTGTAAGGACAGAGAGATCGACGGCAAGATCGACGCGGTAAAAAAGGCTATCCTGGAGCTAGGGGACCGAAGAGGCTGTCCTCTGTCGGTATCCATAGGGGCTACTAGGATAGTGCCAGGAATACCGGTTCGATTCATCATAGACGAGGCGGACAGATGTCTCTACTCCGATAAAAAACAGGGGCAATTATCCTAA
- a CDS encoding TAXI family TRAP transporter solute-binding subunit has translation MRKFLATLMVVGVLVMAVAGAASAKTFISLATGGTGGTYYPVGGGMADLISRHLPDIQMTSETGNASVANLNLIGTHEIEMALVQNDVAYWAYNGERMFKTPYKNVRLIASLYPEHVQCITMRDSGVKDIMDIVGKRVSVGAPGSGVQGDVSAILQVAGIKYADMKTDFLDFNNTTQRFKDGQLDVGFVTAGYPTSSIMDLATMHDIDLVSFSDEFMAKLTDTFSFFIKSKIPAGTYSGIDYDVPTPAVMAMWVCDADLPDDLVYKLTKTFWENVEELHKVHSKALLFTLEGATAGASVPVHAGAAKYYKEVGVKVPDIK, from the coding sequence ATGCGTAAATTTTTAGCAACTCTTATGGTAGTCGGTGTCCTCGTTATGGCAGTGGCTGGAGCGGCATCGGCCAAGACTTTCATCTCCTTGGCCACCGGTGGAACAGGCGGTACCTACTATCCCGTAGGGGGGGGCATGGCGGACCTTATCTCCAGGCATCTCCCGGATATCCAGATGACCTCCGAAACTGGCAACGCCTCTGTGGCTAACTTAAACCTCATAGGCACCCACGAGATAGAGATGGCCCTGGTCCAGAACGACGTAGCCTACTGGGCCTATAACGGAGAGAGGATGTTCAAGACCCCTTATAAAAACGTCCGCCTCATCGCCTCCCTTTACCCCGAGCACGTTCAGTGCATAACCATGAGAGACTCGGGAGTCAAGGACATCATGGACATAGTGGGCAAAAGGGTTTCCGTCGGAGCCCCTGGATCAGGCGTTCAGGGCGACGTCTCCGCCATCCTTCAGGTCGCTGGCATCAAATACGCCGACATGAAGACCGATTTCCTCGATTTCAACAACACCACCCAGAGGTTTAAGGACGGACAGCTTGACGTTGGATTCGTCACAGCTGGCTATCCTACGTCCTCTATCATGGACCTGGCTACCATGCACGATATCGATCTGGTGTCCTTCAGCGACGAGTTCATGGCTAAGCTGACCGATACTTTCAGCTTCTTCATCAAGAGCAAGATTCCAGCAGGGACCTACAGTGGTATCGACTACGACGTCCCGACCCCTGCGGTTATGGCTATGTGGGTCTGTGACGCCGATCTTCCAGACGACCTGGTCTACAAGCTGACTAAGACCTTCTGGGAGAACGTAGAGGAGCTTCACAAGGTTCACTCTAAGGCCCTTCTCTTCACCCTTGAGGGCGCTACTGCGGGAGCTTCCGTGCCGGTTCATGCCGGAGCCGCCAAGTACTACAAAGAGGTCGGAGTGAAGGTTCCTGACATAAAATAA
- a CDS encoding TVP38/TMEM64 family protein gives MTKKKTTLSVLALIITALIVRASGIQGCLLTEEGLSSLGKLAPYAFTAGYTLAVVLAVPGGPLTALAGALFGTFWGVIAVSIGSTIGACIAFLIARYLAKDRVSLWLSSKPAFSRMDRLITKRGWIMIAIFRLIPLFPFNLINYGMGLTSIPFRNYAIGSWFFMLPGTLVYVAGGDALVRSVREGEVPWRIVTMVVIVGLCLFLTSKRIREYMKEEQ, from the coding sequence ATGACTAAGAAAAAGACCACTCTCTCGGTCTTGGCCCTGATTATCACCGCTCTAATCGTTAGGGCCTCAGGCATACAGGGTTGCCTGCTTACCGAGGAAGGTCTTAGTTCCCTCGGGAAGCTGGCACCTTACGCCTTCACCGCAGGCTATACTCTGGCTGTGGTCCTAGCAGTTCCAGGAGGGCCTCTTACGGCTTTGGCGGGAGCTTTGTTTGGAACCTTTTGGGGGGTGATAGCGGTCTCCATAGGCTCGACCATCGGGGCCTGTATAGCCTTTTTAATCGCTCGCTACTTGGCAAAAGACAGAGTCTCCCTCTGGCTATCGTCAAAGCCAGCCTTTTCGAGGATGGACAGGCTTATAACGAAAAGAGGCTGGATCATGATAGCCATATTCAGGCTAATACCGCTCTTTCCCTTTAACCTTATCAACTATGGAATGGGATTGACGTCAATTCCATTCAGGAATTACGCCATCGGGTCGTGGTTCTTTATGCTTCCAGGAACCTTGGTTTACGTGGCAGGAGGGGACGCTCTGGTGCGATCGGTAAGAGAGGGCGAGGTTCCCTGGAGGATAGTCACCATGGTAGTCATCGTAGGCCTATGTCTATTCCTTACCTCCAAGAGGATAAGGGAATACATGAAAGAAGAACAGTGA
- a CDS encoding flavodoxin family protein — MKILALNGSPRGSEGNTQVMVDRFFKGAEAAGAETKTIYVKDLSVGFCKGCFSCWTVTPGKCFQRDDMDMILEEMSKTDSVIWATPLYHYGMTAMLKAVMERTLPSVDPHIIKEGDTYGHPMRGENPYPRTLLFSNCGFPEFHHFDGLISQFKCLFRGNEDALAEVILRPAGGLLKVPVPELQAQIGWYYEALERAGREFVSQGNISLEVHETLKKDLMPTELFVSMANEHWDRCLENSKRP, encoded by the coding sequence ATGAAAATTTTGGCTTTAAACGGAAGTCCTAGAGGGTCTGAGGGCAATACTCAGGTGATGGTGGACCGTTTCTTTAAAGGGGCGGAGGCCGCAGGAGCGGAGACTAAGACCATATACGTCAAGGATCTTTCCGTGGGGTTCTGCAAGGGATGTTTCTCCTGCTGGACTGTGACTCCAGGGAAATGTTTTCAGAGGGACGATATGGACATGATCCTGGAGGAAATGTCTAAAACCGATTCGGTCATATGGGCCACACCGCTGTACCACTACGGCATGACAGCTATGCTCAAGGCGGTTATGGAGAGAACCCTCCCATCGGTGGATCCCCATATTATTAAGGAGGGGGACACCTACGGTCACCCTATGAGAGGGGAGAATCCCTATCCCAGGACGCTCCTGTTCTCCAACTGCGGTTTTCCCGAATTTCATCACTTTGACGGTCTGATCTCCCAGTTTAAATGCCTTTTTAGAGGGAACGAGGATGCCTTGGCGGAGGTTATCCTCAGACCGGCAGGGGGACTGCTAAAGGTCCCGGTGCCTGAGTTGCAGGCGCAGATTGGTTGGTACTACGAAGCCCTCGAGAGGGCTGGCAGGGAGTTCGTCTCTCAGGGAAATATATCCCTCGAGGTTCACGAAACTCTAAAGAAAGATCTCATGCCTACCGAGTTGTTTGTCTCCATGGCAAACGAACACTGGGATAGGTGTCTGGAAAACTCTAAACGCCCCTAA
- the metK gene encoding methionine adenosyltransferase, with amino-acid sequence MAEKILISSESVTEGHPDKVADQISDGVLDAILAEDPMGRVACETLVTTGLIQVAGEITTSTYVDIPRIAREIVKEIGYTRAKYGFDGETCAVLTAIDEQSSDIALGVDKALELKEGDMSDEQIDRIGAGDQGMMIGYATDETDEFLPMPFALAQRLSRRLTKIRKEGILDYVRPDGKTQVTLEYVDGVAVRVDTVVVSTQHGPDVSLREIREDITEQVIDPVLPKDIVKGDLRILVNPTGRFVMGGPMADSGLTGRKIIVDTYGGMVPHGGGAFSGKDPTKVDRSGAYMARYAAKNVVAAGLASRCQIQVAYAIGVARPVSIFVETFGTGKVSDDLLTSLVRKNFDFRPAAMIRDLELRKPQYRRIAAYGHMGRIDLNPMPAWERLDRVEALKSGAGM; translated from the coding sequence ATGGCTGAGAAAATTTTAATATCGTCCGAATCGGTCACCGAAGGGCATCCTGACAAGGTAGCGGACCAGATTTCCGATGGGGTCCTAGACGCCATTCTGGCGGAGGATCCTATGGGGAGGGTCGCCTGCGAGACCCTTGTAACTACCGGCCTTATCCAGGTTGCCGGCGAGATAACCACCAGCACCTATGTGGACATTCCCAGAATCGCCAGGGAGATAGTTAAGGAAATAGGCTACACCAGGGCGAAGTATGGTTTCGATGGGGAGACCTGTGCGGTGTTGACCGCTATAGACGAACAGTCCTCCGATATAGCCCTTGGTGTCGACAAAGCCCTTGAGTTAAAAGAAGGGGATATGTCCGACGAGCAGATCGACCGCATCGGTGCAGGGGATCAGGGTATGATGATCGGTTACGCCACCGACGAGACCGATGAGTTTTTGCCCATGCCCTTCGCCCTGGCCCAGAGGCTTTCCAGGAGGCTCACCAAGATCCGTAAAGAAGGGATACTGGACTACGTTCGTCCCGACGGAAAGACCCAGGTTACCCTGGAGTACGTCGATGGCGTGGCGGTCAGGGTCGATACGGTAGTGGTCTCGACTCAACACGGTCCCGACGTGTCCCTCAGGGAGATTCGGGAGGATATCACCGAGCAGGTCATAGATCCTGTTTTGCCTAAAGATATCGTTAAAGGAGATCTCAGGATATTGGTGAATCCTACCGGTCGTTTCGTCATGGGTGGTCCTATGGCCGACTCGGGGCTCACAGGAAGAAAGATCATAGTGGACACCTACGGCGGTATGGTCCCCCACGGAGGAGGGGCCTTCTCCGGCAAGGATCCCACGAAGGTCGATCGTTCCGGTGCCTATATGGCCCGATACGCCGCAAAGAACGTCGTCGCTGCTGGCCTTGCATCCCGCTGTCAGATCCAGGTAGCCTACGCTATCGGAGTTGCTAGACCGGTGTCCATCTTCGTAGAGACTTTCGGGACCGGCAAGGTGTCCGACGACCTTCTGACCTCCCTTGTGAGGAAGAACTTCGACTTCCGTCCCGCCGCCATGATCCGGGATCTGGAGCTTAGAAAGCCCCAGTATCGTCGTATCGCCGCTTACGGCCATATGGGACGAATAGACCTCAACCCTATGCCCGCATGGGAGAGGCTGGACAGGGTGGAAGCCCTCAAATCTGGCGCAGGGATGTAA
- a CDS encoding YitT family protein: protein MKHPLSLRSIAAKIRWFIKEEGHSLINITLGAIVFAISIQLFVIPAQLPGTGVNGLALLFNYMWGVPLSVTIWGLNALLFIYGWKVLPRRFTLWSIYGTVVFTLFLSVAKHTLPVPVIEDRFLLIVVAGLLQGAPYAMIFAAGGSLGGTDIISMAVRRKTGMEISQFTMIANFAVLALFFFAVSFENVVYGVVLSYINTTVMGGAMRSFGIKKEALVICNNPEETKHFITHELGRGVTIFSARGGYSDTHRDVFMTLLTARQAMLLKQHLQKTDPKAFLRLAEATEVLGQGFGSWKKDV from the coding sequence TTGAAACACCCTTTATCCCTAAGAAGCATAGCCGCAAAGATAAGATGGTTTATCAAGGAAGAAGGACACTCCCTGATAAACATAACCCTAGGCGCCATTGTATTCGCCATATCCATCCAGCTATTCGTCATACCCGCTCAACTTCCAGGAACGGGGGTAAACGGTCTTGCCCTGTTGTTCAACTACATGTGGGGAGTACCTCTTTCTGTGACAATCTGGGGACTTAACGCCCTGCTCTTCATCTACGGCTGGAAGGTCCTCCCGAGAAGATTCACCCTCTGGAGCATCTACGGAACTGTGGTGTTCACCCTCTTCCTGTCGGTGGCGAAGCACACTTTGCCCGTGCCGGTAATAGAGGACCGATTTCTGCTGATAGTCGTCGCCGGTCTTCTTCAAGGAGCTCCCTACGCCATGATATTCGCCGCAGGAGGATCCCTAGGTGGCACAGACATAATCTCCATGGCGGTAAGGAGAAAGACTGGAATGGAAATCAGCCAATTCACCATGATAGCCAACTTTGCGGTGCTGGCGCTGTTCTTTTTTGCGGTCAGCTTTGAGAACGTGGTATACGGTGTGGTCCTTTCCTACATAAACACCACAGTCATGGGTGGCGCAATGAGGTCATTCGGCATCAAAAAGGAAGCCCTGGTGATATGTAATAACCCGGAGGAGACAAAACACTTCATAACCCACGAACTTGGCCGAGGGGTCACCATCTTCTCCGCCCGAGGGGGTTATTCGGATACCCATAGAGACGTGTTTATGACCCTTCTCACAGCAAGACAGGCGATGCTCCTCAAACAGCACCTTCAGAAGACCGATCCCAAGGCATTTTTGAGGCTAGCAGAAGCGACGGAGGTCCTAGGACAGGGTTTCGGGAGCTGGAAAAAAGACGTCTAA
- a CDS encoding cupin domain-containing protein: protein MSYRNYDGDRGSFDIRDLVSVQEGAVVSRTLVDRPVATVTAFAFDEGQALSEHSAPYDALVQVVEGELEISIGGESHTVTSGRWLLMPANIPHALEAKEPSVMLLTMIRG from the coding sequence ATGAGCTACAGAAATTACGACGGAGATAGAGGGTCTTTCGACATCAGGGATCTGGTGTCCGTACAGGAAGGAGCGGTGGTCAGCAGAACCTTGGTTGACAGGCCGGTAGCGACGGTTACTGCTTTCGCCTTCGACGAGGGGCAGGCCTTGAGCGAGCATTCCGCTCCCTACGATGCCCTTGTCCAGGTGGTTGAGGGGGAGTTAGAGATATCCATCGGAGGAGAATCTCATACAGTCACCTCCGGCAGATGGTTGCTGATGCCTGCGAATATACCCCACGCCCTCGAGGCCAAAGAGCCCTCGGTGATGCTTCTGACCATGATAAGGGGATAA
- a CDS encoding mercuric reductase, producing MEKMTYPDSVRPFCLRGCKEGNDRYDLVVIGAGSAGLVAAVGGARMGAKVALIEKGLLGGDCLNSGCVPSKAIIASARRAHLLKTAKDMGISSGEIVVDFPAVMSRMKGIRSRLSANDSALRLLSEGVDIFPGNGVFDSPRSIKVGEKTIEFTRAIIATGSSPVLPSIPGLDGVEYLTNKNLFDLEELPESMAVVGGGPLGCEMAQAFARLGCSVTLLQRANRLLPKEDAQAAGLVRKSLESDGVKVLLGVQVTSVRVDGDETVLTYRDDDVDGDVSVKKVLLAAGRKPNLEGMGLEEANIAYDESGLKVEKGLRSVSNERVFGAGDACLSQRFTHSADMSARICLANAFLPFHKSFNSVPMAWCTYTSPEVARVGITVDQALEQGLKAKEIRVPLEEVDRAVLEGWDNGFLKVVIGRGGKILGATMVGEGAGNMISELTLAVSKGIKLGDLSWVVHPYPTESSVFRRAADILNSRRITPVVRIGMQLWMALVSKFKDKAQKEEDRAAKEAAKAERDAAKEALEEKHEPEALPEGNEKVDILKK from the coding sequence ATGGAGAAAATGACCTATCCCGACTCGGTTAGGCCTTTTTGTCTCAGAGGCTGTAAAGAAGGCAACGATAGATACGATCTGGTGGTTATAGGGGCTGGATCCGCAGGACTGGTAGCTGCTGTCGGAGGTGCCAGGATGGGGGCAAAGGTAGCTCTTATCGAAAAAGGACTGCTCGGTGGTGACTGCCTCAACTCGGGATGTGTTCCCTCTAAGGCGATTATCGCCTCCGCTAGAAGGGCTCATCTGCTTAAAACCGCTAAAGATATGGGTATCTCCTCCGGCGAGATCGTGGTGGACTTTCCTGCGGTTATGTCTCGTATGAAGGGAATTCGCTCAAGGCTCAGTGCCAACGATTCCGCTCTCAGGCTCTTAAGCGAAGGGGTCGATATTTTCCCTGGCAACGGGGTGTTCGACTCTCCTAGGTCCATCAAGGTCGGAGAGAAGACAATAGAGTTTACCAGAGCGATAATAGCCACTGGCTCTAGCCCTGTGCTCCCCTCTATCCCTGGTCTCGACGGTGTCGAATACCTTACCAATAAAAATCTTTTCGATCTGGAGGAACTCCCTGAGTCTATGGCGGTCGTAGGCGGTGGCCCCTTAGGCTGTGAGATGGCCCAGGCCTTCGCCAGGCTTGGCTGTTCGGTTACCCTGCTTCAGAGGGCCAACAGGTTGCTTCCCAAAGAGGACGCCCAGGCCGCTGGACTGGTCAGAAAGTCTCTCGAGTCCGATGGCGTTAAGGTGCTCCTAGGCGTTCAGGTCACGTCGGTTCGGGTGGATGGCGATGAGACCGTCTTGACCTATCGTGACGATGACGTGGACGGAGATGTCTCCGTTAAAAAGGTGCTTTTAGCCGCCGGAAGGAAGCCGAACCTGGAGGGTATGGGCCTTGAGGAGGCAAATATCGCCTACGATGAATCGGGACTTAAGGTGGAAAAGGGTCTGAGAAGCGTCTCTAACGAGAGGGTTTTCGGTGCAGGAGATGCTTGCCTCTCCCAGCGCTTTACCCATTCGGCGGATATGTCCGCCAGAATCTGTCTCGCTAACGCCTTTTTGCCCTTCCATAAATCCTTTAACTCGGTGCCTATGGCCTGGTGTACCTACACCTCTCCTGAGGTGGCGAGAGTCGGAATCACCGTCGATCAGGCCCTTGAGCAGGGGCTTAAGGCCAAAGAGATAAGGGTGCCTCTTGAGGAGGTGGACAGGGCGGTCTTAGAGGGCTGGGACAACGGCTTTCTGAAGGTCGTGATCGGTCGAGGTGGAAAAATACTTGGGGCTACTATGGTAGGAGAAGGGGCGGGAAACATGATCTCCGAGTTGACTTTGGCGGTCTCCAAGGGGATAAAACTTGGCGATCTTTCTTGGGTCGTACATCCCTATCCCACCGAGAGCTCCGTTTTCAGGAGGGCGGCGGATATCCTCAACAGCCGAAGGATCACCCCGGTGGTCAGGATCGGCATGCAGCTGTGGATGGCCTTGGTCTCCAAGTTTAAGGACAAGGCCCAAAAAGAGGAAGATAGGGCCGCTAAAGAGGCCGCTAAAGCGGAGAGAGACGCCGCTAAAGAGGCCTTAGAGGAAAAGCACGAACCTGAAGCCCTCCCGGAGGGTAACGAAAAAGTGGATATACTAAAAAAATAA
- a CDS encoding (Fe-S)-binding protein: MYTDIPSVSSFIESCVNCGACLKGCPMAESWDGAPGRTLANLLEGKAGSLFPYRCTLCGFCREVCPVGADLLGAMKDLREDSWRRSPSLMAFKSLGVALFQRISLSSPMTTVPLFPNSRGGRLFFPGCSMSSSDPELATKTWNYLRSKDGDTGIMIGCCGVPYRSIGRSDRADEVIEKLERALAKNKVSEVIVACPNCLEGLSGLSMPVRSIWSVFDPGELYSCSDRPSAMVHSPCPLRSRDGDLRSFLSLARSVFPDVRERPYRSSGLCCGSGGMSFMFFPDQAEKWRKKLRSFREVDEKVICGCQSCVETLGGEEAGAVHLLRSILGGKSPNPPGTFRRWTNRRALVKKTRRNRG, encoded by the coding sequence ATGTACACTGATATCCCCTCGGTTTCCTCTTTCATCGAGAGTTGCGTCAACTGTGGGGCTTGTCTTAAAGGTTGCCCTATGGCGGAGTCTTGGGACGGTGCTCCCGGTAGGACGTTGGCCAATTTGCTGGAAGGCAAAGCCGGCTCACTTTTCCCTTATCGCTGTACTTTATGCGGTTTTTGCAGAGAGGTCTGTCCGGTGGGAGCGGACCTCCTCGGGGCGATGAAGGACCTGAGGGAGGACTCGTGGCGGAGGAGCCCATCTCTCATGGCTTTCAAATCACTGGGAGTCGCCCTTTTCCAGAGGATATCCCTTTCCTCCCCTATGACTACCGTTCCCCTGTTTCCTAATTCTAGGGGAGGTAGGCTCTTTTTTCCTGGCTGCTCTATGTCATCCTCGGATCCCGAGCTCGCTACCAAGACGTGGAATTATCTTAGGTCTAAAGACGGCGATACAGGTATAATGATAGGGTGTTGCGGTGTGCCTTACAGGTCCATTGGAAGGTCCGATAGAGCCGACGAGGTCATCGAAAAACTTGAGAGGGCTTTGGCTAAAAATAAAGTTTCCGAGGTGATAGTAGCCTGCCCTAACTGTCTCGAGGGGTTGTCCGGCCTCTCCATGCCGGTTCGTTCGATATGGTCCGTATTTGACCCTGGGGAGCTGTATTCTTGTAGCGACAGGCCGTCAGCTATGGTCCATTCTCCCTGTCCTCTAAGAAGCAGAGACGGCGATCTCCGATCGTTTCTATCCCTGGCTAGGTCGGTTTTTCCAGATGTAAGGGAGAGGCCCTACAGGAGCTCCGGGCTGTGCTGTGGTTCCGGTGGGATGTCCTTTATGTTTTTTCCCGATCAGGCTGAAAAATGGAGGAAAAAACTTCGGTCCTTTAGGGAGGTCGACGAAAAGGTGATCTGTGGCTGTCAAAGCTGTGTCGAGACTCTAGGAGGAGAGGAAGCTGGGGCGGTTCACCTGCTGAGGTCCATTCTTGGTGGAAAATCCCCCAATCCTCCCGGTACCTTCCGCAGATGGACCAACAGAAGGGCTTTAGTTAAAAAAACAAGAAGGAATAGAGGGTAG
- a CDS encoding TVP38/TMEM64 family protein has translation MALFHRLDVNVIREYILSFGIWAPVISFWLMIFQSIVAPLPAFLITFANAGLFGWWRGAALSWSSAMVGAALCFCISRLYGRGAVEKLTSKAGLEGVDRFFDRYGDFAVLVARLLPFVSFDIVSYGAGLTSMKFWPFFIATGIGQLPATIVYSYVGGMLTGGTRLFVTGLLILFAISTFIALWKKIHNDKEVDTVTPTAGDVH, from the coding sequence ATGGCTCTTTTCCATAGGCTGGACGTAAATGTCATAAGAGAGTATATACTTTCCTTCGGTATATGGGCACCGGTGATATCGTTCTGGCTTATGATATTCCAGTCGATAGTGGCTCCCCTGCCGGCTTTTCTGATAACCTTCGCCAACGCCGGCCTTTTCGGGTGGTGGAGAGGAGCGGCCCTGTCCTGGTCCAGCGCTATGGTCGGAGCGGCCCTTTGTTTCTGCATCTCTCGGCTTTACGGAAGAGGGGCGGTGGAAAAGCTCACCTCTAAAGCTGGCCTTGAAGGTGTGGACAGGTTTTTCGACCGTTACGGAGATTTCGCCGTTTTAGTGGCCCGTCTCCTTCCCTTCGTGTCCTTTGACATTGTGAGCTACGGTGCTGGTCTTACCTCGATGAAATTCTGGCCTTTTTTTATAGCCACAGGGATAGGACAGCTCCCAGCCACTATCGTCTACTCTTACGTAGGAGGTATGCTGACCGGAGGAACTAGGCTTTTCGTCACAGGACTTCTTATCCTGTTTGCTATATCGACTTTTATCGCTCTGTGGAAGAAGATTCATAACGATAAAGAGGTGGATACCGTAACTCCCACAGCAGGCGATGTACACTGA
- a CDS encoding carbon-nitrogen hydrolase family protein, translating to METRKIAIAQMDSGPHKEINLQKMEGMISEASKQGASFVAFPETSIVMPATGEDREADSEEVSGPSISRLSEAAKEAGIWVHCGSFPERIEGDKRSYNTSVVISPEGKIAGIYRKIHLFDIDMEGGPSVMESVSYAPGKDVVTVETDIGTLGLSICYDLRFPELFRMLVLKGARILMVPACFTADTGKEHWEPLLRARAIENQCYVLAPAQTGMKPRYRAHGKSLVVDPWGTITACKADGEGIILSEVDMGRVESIRHSVPCLRNRRPDIYGWNL from the coding sequence ATGGAAACACGAAAGATCGCGATAGCCCAGATGGACAGCGGGCCTCATAAGGAGATCAATCTCCAAAAGATGGAGGGAATGATCTCGGAGGCATCTAAACAGGGGGCTTCGTTCGTGGCGTTTCCCGAAACGTCCATCGTCATGCCCGCCACAGGGGAGGATAGGGAGGCGGACTCGGAGGAGGTATCCGGTCCCTCTATCTCCAGACTATCGGAGGCAGCTAAGGAAGCAGGGATATGGGTACACTGTGGGAGCTTCCCAGAGAGGATAGAGGGCGATAAAAGGAGTTACAACACGTCGGTGGTGATATCGCCGGAAGGGAAAATTGCCGGCATCTACCGTAAGATACACCTTTTCGATATCGACATGGAAGGTGGTCCGTCGGTCATGGAGTCGGTCAGCTACGCTCCAGGAAAAGACGTCGTGACCGTGGAGACCGACATAGGGACTTTAGGTCTGTCCATATGCTACGACCTCAGGTTCCCCGAGCTATTCAGGATGCTGGTCCTAAAAGGCGCTCGGATACTGATGGTCCCCGCCTGCTTTACCGCCGATACGGGAAAGGAGCACTGGGAACCTCTCCTCAGGGCCAGGGCCATAGAGAACCAATGTTACGTCCTTGCCCCAGCTCAGACCGGCATGAAACCACGGTACAGAGCCCACGGGAAATCCCTTGTGGTCGACCCATGGGGAACCATCACCGCCTGCAAAGCCGACGGAGAAGGGATCATCCTGTCGGAGGTCGATATGGGGAGAGTCGAATCTATAAGACATTCTGTCCCATGTCTTAGAAACAGAAGGCCCGATATATACGGCTGGAACCTATAG